The sequence AATTTTCTGCTGCCCAACGGCGCGGCGGAGCGGCTCTATCATGAGTACGCGAAGGCGATGCCCATTTTCGACTATCACTCGCACCTGCCGATTGCGCAAATTCTCGAGGATACCCGTTTTGAGAACCTCACTCAGGTCTGGCTTTACGGCGACCATTACAAATGGCGGGCCATGCGGGCCTGCGGCGTTCCGGAGGAGCTGGTTTCGGGGATTCCGAAGGCGGCGGGGGATTGGGAGCGGTTCGAGGCCTGGGCGGAGGTCGTCCCGCAAACCGTCGGCAATCCGCTCTATCACTGGACTCACCTGGAATTACAGCGCTATTTCGGCGTTCGTGAGCTGCTTTCTCCGAAGAGCGCCCGAGCGATATACGACGCCTGCGCCGAAAAACTGGCGGCGCCGGAGTTTTCCGTGCGCTCGATCATCCGCCGCAGCAACGTGAAGGTCCTCTGCACCACGGACGACCCCACGGACGACCTGGCGATGCACCTCCGCCTCTCGAAGGAGGACTGGGGCACGGCCGTCCACCCCGCCTGGCGGCCGGACAGGGCGCTGAACCTCGCCGGAGACGCGAACGCCTTCAACGCCTGGACGGACAGCCTGGAAAAGGCCGCCGGGACGAAGATCGGAAGCTGGGACGAGTTTTTGTCCGCGCTCTGGTCGCGGCACCGCTTTTTCCACGACTGCGGCTGCCGTCTTTCGGACTACGGCATCGAACGGCCCTGGGCGGCGGAGTACGGGGCGAGGGAGATCGAAGACGCCTTCAAAAAACTGCGGGACGGCCGGACCCCGCTGGCCGGCGCGGAGCTGGAAAAATACCGTTCCGCTCTGCTCTTTGAGTTTTTGAAAATGGACGCCGAACAGGACTGGACCCAGCAGCTTCACTTCGGAGCGAAGCGCAGCAACAGCTCCATCGCCTTCAAACTGCGAGGTCCGGACACGGGTTACGACTCCATCGGCGAGTTTCCCATCGCCGACGCGCTGGTGGCCCTGCTGGACCGGCTGGAGAGCGCGGGAAAGCTGACTCGCACCATTCTCTACGTGGTGAATCCGAAGGACAACGAGATGATCGCCTCCGTCATCGGCTCCTTTATGGACGGGGCGACGCCGGGGAAAATGCAGTTCGGGACGGCCTGGTGGCACAACGACCACAAGGACGGCATAAACCGGCAGATGTCCGCCCTCGCCAGTATCGGGCTTCTTTCCCGTTTCGTGGGGATGCTCACCGACTCCCGCAGTTTCCTTTCCTACCCGAGGCACGAGTATTTCCGAAGGCTGCTCTGCGCCAGACTTGGAACGGAGATGGAGGCGGGGGAGCTGCCGGAGGACTACGATTTGCTGGGTAAAATCGTGCGGGATGTGTGTTACGACAACGCGGCCGCGTACTTCAAAATGCGGGGCGCGTGACGAGGGGGGCGGACAGGTCAGTGGATAAGGTCACAAAGGATAAAGTCACAAAGATCCTGCAATTTGGAGAGGGGAACTTTCTGCGCTGCTTTTTCGACTGGATGCTGCAAAAAATCACGGACGCGACGGAGAAGCGCTACGAGGCGATTCTGGTTCAGCCGATCAGAACCGGACTGGTTCGGGAACTGGCGGCGGCGGGAAGCTATCACGTTCTGCTGCGCGGTTACGAGGGCGACCGTTACGTCGAAACGCTGGATCGGGTGGACGTGATCGGCAGGGGCATCGACCCCTGGACGGAGAGCGGGCTGGAGGCGTATCTGGCGGCGGGGATGGAGGACATCGGGCTGGTGGTCTCGAACACCACGGAAGCGGGGATTTTTCACGATCCGGAGAAAAAAGAGCCCCACAATTTCCCCTCTCTGCTGGCTCTGCTCCTGAATCGCCGGGCGGAGGCGAAGCTGCCGCCGCTTTCCATCATGGCGATGGAGCTCAACGACCGCAGCGCCGACCTGCTGAAAAACTGCCTGAAACTCTACGGAACGTCGCTGGGTTACGGTTCTGTTTACGACAGCTATCTGGAAAGCTGCACGTTCTACAACACGCTGGTGGACCGCATCGTGCCGGGATACCCCGCCGACGCCAAAGAACGCGTCGAGGCCCGTATCGGACGGGCGGACCCGTATCTGACCAGCGGGGAACTGTTTCATCTTCTGGTGATCGAGGGAGACAGGAAAATTCTGGAGCTGCTCCCCTTCGACCGGGCCGGGCTCAACGTCATCGTCACCTCCGACCGGCTGGACTTTTATCACGACCGCAAGGTCCGCATCCTCAACGGCGCTCACACCTCTTCCGTCCCCGTGGCCCTGCTGGCGGGGGTGGAGAAGGTGGACGCCTTCGCCTCCCATCCCGAGCACGCGAAATGGCTGTCGGAGCTGATGCACGACGAAATCTGCCGAGCCATCGACGATTCCGCGGAAACCCACGCCTACGCCGACGAGGTGCTGACCCGCTTCAA comes from Synergistaceae bacterium and encodes:
- the uxaC gene encoding glucuronate isomerase; this encodes MKPFLDENFLLPNGAAERLYHEYAKAMPIFDYHSHLPIAQILEDTRFENLTQVWLYGDHYKWRAMRACGVPEELVSGIPKAAGDWERFEAWAEVVPQTVGNPLYHWTHLELQRYFGVRELLSPKSARAIYDACAEKLAAPEFSVRSIIRRSNVKVLCTTDDPTDDLAMHLRLSKEDWGTAVHPAWRPDRALNLAGDANAFNAWTDSLEKAAGTKIGSWDEFLSALWSRHRFFHDCGCRLSDYGIERPWAAEYGAREIEDAFKKLRDGRTPLAGAELEKYRSALLFEFLKMDAEQDWTQQLHFGAKRSNSSIAFKLRGPDTGYDSIGEFPIADALVALLDRLESAGKLTRTILYVVNPKDNEMIASVIGSFMDGATPGKMQFGTAWWHNDHKDGINRQMSALASIGLLSRFVGMLTDSRSFLSYPRHEYFRRLLCARLGTEMEAGELPEDYDLLGKIVRDVCYDNAAAYFKMRGA